One part of the Bacteroidota bacterium genome encodes these proteins:
- a CDS encoding MCE family protein, translating into MKVSDETKVGIFAVFALAILFFGFSFMKGKDVFSSNFTYYALYDDILGLQVSNPIVLNGHRIGKVYDIRLQKENENRVLIVLSIKGGLDLPIGTKARIVDLDILGQKAVELVLGESNQYHESKDTIIGETSSGLIGEMLAPYIEKLNESIEEIKQSWGDTNAIDIKGSMSNLTLAIADIKQVTGELKASNLAGRLSNILAHVESITKSLKENEDNINAILANLNSVSDSLSAANIKGTIDESYAVLKQIDDISTKINQGEGSLGLLVNDNQLYDNLKKTSENLDKLIIDLKEHPEKYVQVSVFGGKSKSKKE; encoded by the coding sequence GTGAAGGTATCAGACGAAACGAAAGTGGGCATTTTTGCCGTTTTTGCCCTGGCAATTTTATTTTTTGGCTTTAGCTTCATGAAAGGGAAAGATGTGTTTTCATCTAACTTTACATACTATGCCTTGTATGACGATATTCTTGGTCTGCAGGTTTCAAACCCTATTGTGCTAAACGGACACCGGATTGGGAAAGTTTATGATATTCGCTTGCAGAAAGAAAATGAGAATAGAGTATTGATTGTTTTAAGCATTAAAGGTGGATTGGATTTGCCAATTGGTACGAAAGCCCGTATTGTCGATTTGGATATTTTGGGTCAAAAAGCAGTTGAATTGGTTTTAGGAGAGAGCAACCAATATCATGAAAGTAAAGATACTATTATAGGCGAGACATCAAGTGGTCTTATAGGCGAAATGTTAGCACCATATATTGAAAAACTGAACGAATCTATTGAGGAAATAAAACAATCATGGGGCGATACAAACGCTATTGATATTAAAGGAAGCATGTCTAATCTTACTCTGGCAATTGCTGATATTAAGCAGGTTACAGGAGAATTAAAAGCAAGTAACCTGGCAGGCAGACTGTCAAATATTCTTGCTCATGTTGAATCGATAACGAAATCGCTCAAAGAAAATGAAGATAATATTAATGCCATCCTTGCTAATCTGAATAGTGTTTCCGATTCGCTTAGTGCTGCAAATATTAAAGGCACCATTGATGAAAGCTATGCTGTTCTGAAACAGATAGATGATATTAGTACGAAAATCAATCAGGGGGAAGGTTCTTTGGGATTGTTGGTGAATGATAATCAACTGTATGATAATCTTAAAAAAACATCAGAAAACCTCGACAAGCTGATTATTGATTTAAAAGAACATCCTGAGAAGTATGTACAGGTTTCTGTATTTGGAGGAAAGTCTAAGTCGAAAAAAGAATAA